The Chromatiaceae bacterium genome has a window encoding:
- a CDS encoding efflux RND transporter periplasmic adaptor subunit, whose product MPSKPFTHPPFWLIAISLLVAGCGQGEGPAPLDAAASAPSVEVMAAVKKPIEQQVTFVGRVAAVDKVELRARVEGFLKERRFIEGQPVRVDEVLFLIEPDQYQAIVQEREADLAKAQAEVENTRAQFARGEELLRQKNMSAAEVDKLRAANRVAAAGVEQAQAALAVAQLNLDYTQIKAPVAGRIGRAALTVGNLVGPASGVLATLVSQDPMHILFPVTQRELLDARQRAAANGGEAKELTVRARLPDGSLYDQAGRLDFVDVITNSGTDTVLVRAVFPNPEGLLSDGQYLSVLLAEEEPESAILIPQASQQVDQQGVYVLVLDGDQKVQVRRIQTGPMQGSNSVVLSGLKEGELVVTEGIQKVRPGQIVTATPADAPGAPAAEPGQGDNP is encoded by the coding sequence ATGCCCAGCAAGCCTTTCACCCACCCCCCCTTCTGGCTCATTGCCATATCCCTGCTGGTTGCCGGCTGCGGCCAGGGGGAGGGGCCGGCTCCCCTGGACGCCGCCGCGTCCGCTCCCAGTGTCGAGGTCATGGCTGCGGTGAAGAAGCCGATCGAACAGCAGGTGACCTTCGTGGGCCGGGTGGCGGCGGTGGATAAGGTGGAATTGCGGGCCCGGGTCGAGGGTTTTCTCAAGGAGCGACGCTTCATCGAGGGCCAGCCGGTGAGGGTGGACGAGGTCCTCTTCCTCATCGAGCCTGACCAGTATCAGGCTATCGTTCAGGAGCGCGAGGCGGACCTGGCCAAGGCCCAGGCCGAGGTGGAAAATACCCGCGCCCAGTTTGCCCGGGGCGAGGAACTTCTCAGGCAAAAAAACATGTCGGCGGCGGAGGTGGATAAGCTCCGCGCCGCTAACCGGGTGGCGGCGGCGGGCGTCGAACAGGCCCAGGCGGCCCTGGCGGTGGCCCAGCTCAATCTGGACTACACCCAGATCAAGGCCCCGGTGGCGGGGCGCATTGGCCGGGCGGCGCTGACGGTAGGCAACCTGGTCGGCCCCGCCTCCGGGGTTCTGGCGACCCTGGTCAGCCAGGATCCTATGCACATCCTCTTCCCGGTGACCCAGCGTGAACTCCTGGACGCGCGGCAACGCGCCGCGGCCAACGGCGGCGAGGCCAAGGAGTTGACCGTCCGCGCCCGACTCCCGGACGGCAGCCTCTACGATCAGGCCGGTCGCCTGGATTTTGTCGATGTGATCACGAACTCCGGCACCGACACCGTGCTGGTGCGGGCGGTATTTCCCAACCCGGAGGGTCTGCTCTCGGACGGCCAGTATCTCAGTGTCCTCCTGGCGGAGGAGGAACCCGAGTCGGCCATCCTGATCCCCCAGGCCAGTCAGCAGGTCGATCAGCAGGGGGTCTATGTCCTGGTGCTGGACGGCGACCAGAAGGTGCAGGTCCGGCGTATTCAGACTGGTCCCATGCAGGGGTCCAATTCGGTGGTGCTGAGTGGGCTCAAGGAGGGCGAGCTGGTGGTGACCGAGGGCATCCAGAAGGTGCGGCCCGGACAGATCGTCACCGCCACGCCCGCCGATGCGCCGGGCGCCCCCGCCGCGGAGCCAGGCCAGGGTGATAACCCATGA
- a CDS encoding amino acid ABC transporter substrate-binding protein, which yields MRLGNFILAIASLLILTLGLSPVRAGEVLEGVKSRGVLRCGVSEGIPGFSERDPEGRWRGLDADFCRAVAAAVIGDGEKVKFVPLSAAERFPALQARKIDLLARNTTWTLVREAVMGIQFTATLYYDGQSFMVPAESPVKHPTDLNGATLCVQKGTTSERNLRPYFERQGLRVKPLVFDSAKEATAAFFGGRCQAYSADSGQLAGARLLAPAGRLAYRILPDLISSEPLAPAVWGGDQQWTTMVRWVFFVLLHAEDLGFTRALANDPPLDFYAALLRWNEQEADALAKSMGVAKGWALRALATVGNYGELFERNLGADSELGLERGLNRLWKDGGLMYAPPYK from the coding sequence ATGCGGCTTGGTAACTTCATCCTGGCAATCGCCAGTCTCCTCATCCTGACCCTGGGCCTTTCTCCCGTGCGGGCGGGGGAGGTCCTGGAGGGGGTCAAATCCCGTGGCGTGTTGCGCTGCGGGGTCAGCGAGGGCATCCCGGGCTTTTCGGAGCGCGACCCCGAGGGGCGCTGGCGGGGTCTGGACGCCGATTTCTGCCGGGCAGTGGCCGCCGCCGTGATCGGGGACGGCGAAAAGGTCAAATTCGTGCCCCTCTCGGCCGCGGAGCGCTTTCCCGCCCTGCAGGCCCGCAAGATCGACCTCCTGGCCCGCAATACCACCTGGACCCTGGTCCGGGAGGCGGTCATGGGCATTCAGTTCACCGCCACCCTCTATTACGACGGCCAGTCCTTCATGGTGCCAGCGGAGAGCCCGGTTAAGCACCCCACCGACCTGAACGGGGCAACCCTCTGCGTCCAGAAAGGCACCACCAGCGAGCGCAATCTCCGGCCCTACTTCGAGCGCCAGGGGCTAAGGGTCAAGCCCCTGGTCTTCGACTCCGCCAAGGAGGCCACCGCCGCCTTCTTCGGTGGCCGTTGCCAGGCCTATAGCGCCGATAGTGGTCAGCTCGCGGGAGCGCGCCTCCTGGCTCCCGCCGGCCGCCTGGCCTACCGCATCCTCCCTGATCTCATTTCCAGCGAGCCCCTGGCCCCGGCGGTCTGGGGGGGTGATCAGCAGTGGACCACCATGGTCCGCTGGGTTTTCTTCGTCCTCCTGCACGCCGAGGACCTGGGCTTCACCCGCGCCCTGGCCAATGACCCGCCCCTGGATTTTTACGCCGCCCTGCTGCGCTGGAACGAGCAGGAGGCCGATGCCCTGGCCAAGTCAATGGGCGTAGCCAAGGGCTGGGCGTTGCGCGCCCTGGCCACCGTCGGCAACTATGGCGAACTCTTCGAGCGCAACCTGGGCGCGGACAGTGAACTTGGGCTGGAGCGCGGCCTCAACCGGCTCTGGAAGGATGGCGGGCTCATGTACGCCCCGCCTTACAAGTAG
- a CDS encoding anion permease translates to MSDLQIYLTIGVFAAVILLIALDLIDMTVAALLGLSVLVLTGILDRNDLMETVRVANGPIALLFGGMVVARVLSKTGLFERLGAILLRATGGSGKRFLLLLVALVAPICALLPNATTVILVAPVILGVCRALKIDFVGPMILTAIISNSAGMLTLVGDPATFLVASSIGLSFGEYLRTVSLGGLLAVLAILPLLPWLMRDIWRLRLVLPDPEPAEPIARPGFVILALGVLLVMVLLFLFGESLPNSVPPPSVAIIAASLALLVIHSARVEPVDNVLRDLDWKTLIFLAAIFSLVQAFTKTGLLQGMSLQLYGWFGAEITLVALVMLAGIGFLSSLLANIPVVAASLIMAKGYLVAAQAVPEFALAASFTDWPAATLPLFIAMMFGATLGGNATLIGASANIVGVGICNNQGAHVTFATFARYGVPITLAQLTMGALYVLALTSLLGAAPSTPMAEILP, encoded by the coding sequence ATGAGCGACCTCCAGATCTACCTGACCATCGGCGTCTTTGCCGCCGTCATCCTGCTGATCGCCCTGGACCTGATCGATATGACGGTGGCCGCCCTGCTGGGGCTGTCCGTCCTGGTCCTGACCGGCATCCTCGACCGTAATGACCTGATGGAGACGGTGCGGGTCGCCAATGGCCCCATCGCCCTGCTGTTCGGCGGCATGGTGGTGGCGCGGGTCTTGAGCAAGACCGGGCTCTTCGAACGCCTGGGGGCCATCTTGCTGCGCGCCACCGGTGGCAGTGGCAAACGCTTCCTGCTCCTGCTGGTCGCCCTGGTGGCGCCCATCTGCGCCCTCCTGCCCAACGCCACCACCGTCATCCTGGTCGCGCCCGTCATCCTGGGGGTCTGCCGGGCCCTCAAGATCGATTTTGTTGGCCCCATGATCCTCACCGCCATCATCAGTAATTCCGCGGGCATGTTGACCCTGGTAGGCGACCCGGCGACCTTCCTGGTAGCTAGTTCCATCGGCCTCTCCTTCGGGGAATATCTGCGTACCGTAAGCCTGGGCGGCCTGCTGGCGGTCCTGGCCATCCTCCCCCTGCTGCCCTGGCTCATGCGCGACATCTGGCGCCTGCGCCTGGTCCTGCCCGACCCCGAGCCGGCCGAACCCATCGCACGGCCGGGCTTTGTCATCCTCGCCCTGGGGGTGCTCCTGGTCATGGTCCTGCTCTTCCTCTTCGGCGAGAGCCTGCCCAATTCGGTCCCCCCGCCCTCCGTCGCCATCATCGCCGCCAGCCTGGCCCTGCTGGTGATCCATAGCGCCCGGGTCGAACCGGTGGACAACGTGCTGCGCGACCTGGACTGGAAGACTCTGATCTTTCTCGCCGCCATTTTTTCCCTGGTCCAGGCCTTCACCAAAACCGGACTCCTGCAGGGTATGTCCCTGCAGCTTTATGGCTGGTTTGGCGCCGAGATCACCCTAGTGGCCCTGGTCATGCTGGCCGGCATTGGCTTCCTGTCCAGCCTGCTGGCCAATATCCCGGTGGTGGCCGCCTCGCTCATCATGGCCAAGGGGTATCTGGTGGCCGCCCAGGCCGTCCCCGAGTTTGCCCTGGCCGCCAGTTTCACCGACTGGCCGGCGGCGACCCTGCCCCTCTTCATCGCCATGATGTTCGGCGCCACCCTGGGAGGGAACGCCACCCTGATCGGGGCCTCGGCCAACATCGTCGGCGTTGGCATCTGCAACAACCAGGGCGCCCATGTCACCTTTGCGACATTCGCGCGCTACGGCGTGCCGATCACCCTCGCCCAACTTACCATGGGCGCCCTGTATGTTCTGGCCCTGACCAGCCTTCTTGGCGCCGCTCCCTCAACCCCGATGGCGGAGATCTTGCCATGA
- a CDS encoding DUF3313 domain-containing protein — MKPVLLRLVRPLPALTLALLATGCTNTPDAGSAAILGSGTDVTVSDPARLTKSGFLSDYQRLAPVPWADGVQCWSNPQLQAGIYDKVLITRMSVKLKDGQGDGIDPTDLKALTDYFHQALVKALSPKTKVVDKAGPGVLALRIALTDLVPTKVGESALGTLVPYGFVAEIGSGAATGRPAGSTPYLGETGIEMQVIDGGTQKILAECRDTQIGRKYAADDKNGMGGAVQTWTSGYVNSFQAWAYAKNAFDKWAVLIAQRLAALRGAKPQG, encoded by the coding sequence ATGAAACCTGTCCTCCTCCGGCTCGTCCGGCCCCTCCCGGCCCTGACCCTGGCCCTGCTGGCCACGGGCTGCACCAACACCCCGGATGCCGGGTCCGCCGCCATCCTCGGCAGTGGCACCGATGTCACCGTCAGCGATCCAGCCCGCCTGACCAAAAGTGGCTTTCTGAGTGATTACCAGCGACTGGCCCCCGTACCCTGGGCCGATGGCGTCCAATGCTGGAGCAATCCGCAACTACAAGCGGGGATCTATGACAAAGTGCTCATCACCCGCATGAGTGTCAAGCTCAAGGACGGCCAGGGGGATGGCATCGACCCCACCGACCTCAAGGCCCTGACGGACTATTTCCATCAGGCCCTGGTCAAGGCCCTATCGCCCAAGACCAAGGTCGTTGACAAGGCCGGACCAGGCGTGCTGGCCCTGCGCATTGCCTTGACCGATCTGGTGCCAACCAAGGTAGGTGAAAGCGCCCTCGGCACCCTGGTCCCCTATGGCTTCGTCGCCGAGATCGGGTCCGGGGCCGCGACCGGTCGGCCCGCCGGGTCCACCCCCTATCTGGGCGAGACCGGCATCGAAATGCAGGTCATCGACGGCGGCACCCAAAAAATCCTCGCCGAATGTCGTGATACCCAGATCGGCCGCAAGTACGCCGCAGACGACAAGAATGGGATGGGTGGCGCCGTCCAGACCTGGACCAGCGGCTATGTCAACTCCTTCCAGGCCTGGGCCTATGCCAAGAACGCCTTCGACAAATGGGCCGTCCTTATCGCCCAGCGTCTGGCCGCTCTGCGCGGGGCAAAGCCCCAAGGCTAA
- the ndk gene encoding nucleoside-diphosphate kinase, whose protein sequence is MAIERTFSIIKPDAVAKNHIGDIYQRFEQGGLRILAARMLHLSREQASAFYAVHQARPFFGELVDFMTSGPIMVQVLEGENAIARNRELMGATDPAKAAPGTIRADFAQEVTENAVHGSDGPDTAAVEIAFFFPEGVCERTR, encoded by the coding sequence ATGGCCATCGAACGTACCTTTTCCATCATCAAGCCCGACGCCGTCGCCAAGAACCATATCGGCGATATCTACCAACGCTTTGAGCAGGGCGGGTTGCGCATCCTCGCGGCGCGCATGCTGCACCTGAGTCGCGAACAGGCCTCGGCCTTCTATGCCGTCCACCAGGCGCGCCCCTTCTTCGGGGAACTGGTCGATTTCATGACCTCCGGGCCCATCATGGTCCAGGTCCTCGAAGGCGAGAACGCCATCGCCCGCAACCGGGAGTTGATGGGCGCCACCGACCCGGCCAAGGCCGCCCCCGGCACCATCCGCGCCGATTTTGCCCAAGAGGTGACGGAAAACGCGGTTCATGGCTCCGATGGCCCGGATACCGCCGCCGTCGAGATCGCCTTCTTCTTCCCCGAGGGCGTCTGCGAGCGCACCCGCTGA
- the maf gene encoding septum formation inhibitor Maf: MTHPTLVLASTSPFRRELLRRLGLPFLTAAPEVDEARQPGESPEALVTRLAEAKARAVAAAFPAALIIGSDQVACVDDAILGKPGNRERALTQLTQAAGKAVVFQTGLCLLNSATGRAQVTREPFRVHFRALTQNQITGYLDRERPYQCAGSFKSEGLGIALFKRLEGDDPSALVGLPLIRLVAMLEAEGVDILGHPD, encoded by the coding sequence GTGACGCATCCCACCCTGGTTCTGGCCTCGACCTCCCCTTTCCGCCGCGAACTCCTGCGGCGACTAGGCCTGCCCTTCCTCACCGCCGCCCCGGAGGTGGATGAGGCGCGCCAGCCCGGCGAGTCCCCGGAGGCCCTGGTGACGCGCTTGGCGGAGGCCAAGGCCCGGGCCGTGGCGGCAGCCTTCCCGGCGGCCCTGATCATCGGCTCGGATCAGGTGGCCTGCGTCGATGATGCGATTCTGGGCAAGCCCGGCAATCGCGAGCGGGCCCTGACCCAGCTCACCCAGGCCGCGGGCAAGGCCGTGGTCTTTCAGACCGGGCTCTGCCTCCTGAACAGCGCCACCGGCCGGGCCCAGGTGACGCGTGAGCCTTTTCGCGTCCACTTCCGCGCCCTGACCCAGAACCAGATCACCGGCTACCTGGACCGGGAACGGCCCTACCAGTGCGCGGGCAGCTTCAAATCCGAGGGGTTGGGCATCGCCCTGTTCAAGCGGCTGGAGGGCGACGACCCCAGCGCCCTCGTCGGGCTGCCCCTCATCCGGCTGGTGGCCATGCTGGAGGCCGAGGGTGTCGATATCCTCGGTCATCCGGACTGA
- a CDS encoding S49 family peptidase, which produces MNLKFWKKGPPQGPGPGEEGWEQSLLERVVTDSLREQKRTRRWGILFKLLTFAYLFVLLGVLWQDKLVDRLTPGEKHTAVIDIKGVIAVGTQAGAEDVIDALDKAYEDENTKGIILRINSPGGSPVQAGQINDEVRRLREKHPAIPVHAVVSDLCASGGYYVAVAAEAIHVDKASLIGSIGVRIDAFGFQQAIEELGIERRLLTAGANKGILDPFSPMPETQKVFLQGQLDQLHQQFISVVKAGRGDKLKGGEEIFSGLFWNGEDSLELGLADHLGSTESVARDVIGAEKLVEFTAKKDLFERLANRMGTAMVNAFVELAGGAYPMAR; this is translated from the coding sequence ATGAACCTGAAATTTTGGAAAAAGGGTCCTCCCCAGGGGCCGGGGCCGGGGGAGGAGGGCTGGGAACAGTCCCTGCTGGAACGGGTCGTTACTGACAGCCTGCGGGAGCAGAAACGGACCCGGCGCTGGGGCATCCTCTTCAAGCTGCTGACCTTTGCCTATCTCTTCGTGCTCCTGGGGGTCCTGTGGCAAGACAAGCTGGTCGATCGCCTGACTCCGGGCGAGAAGCACACCGCCGTCATCGATATCAAGGGGGTCATCGCCGTGGGTACCCAGGCCGGCGCCGAGGATGTCATCGACGCCCTCGACAAGGCTTACGAGGACGAAAACACCAAGGGCATCATCCTGCGCATTAATAGCCCAGGCGGCAGCCCGGTGCAGGCGGGCCAGATCAATGACGAGGTGCGCCGGCTGCGGGAGAAGCACCCGGCGATCCCAGTGCATGCCGTGGTCTCGGATCTCTGTGCATCGGGTGGCTACTACGTGGCCGTGGCGGCGGAGGCTATTCATGTGGACAAGGCCAGCCTAATCGGTTCCATTGGGGTGCGTATCGATGCCTTTGGCTTCCAGCAGGCCATCGAGGAACTGGGTATCGAGCGCCGTCTGCTGACCGCCGGCGCCAACAAGGGCATCCTCGACCCCTTTTCCCCGATGCCCGAGACCCAAAAGGTATTTTTGCAGGGCCAGTTGGACCAACTCCACCAGCAGTTCATCAGCGTGGTGAAGGCGGGGCGAGGCGACAAGCTCAAGGGCGGCGAGGAGATCTTTAGCGGTCTTTTCTGGAACGGCGAGGACAGCCTCGAATTGGGCCTGGCCGACCACCTCGGTAGCACGGAATCGGTCGCCCGCGACGTGATCGGCGCCGAGAAGCTGGTGGAGTTCACCGCCAAGAAGGACCTGTTCGAACGTCTGGCCAATCGCATGGGGACGGCCATGGTCAATGCCTTCGTTGAACTGGCGGGCGGCGCCTATCCCATGGCCCGGTAA